The Sporosarcina sp. Marseille-Q4943 genome includes the window CAGAAGCCCTAAAAACATATTCCTGAAACCTTTTTTAATAAAACACACAGAGAAAGTATCCTTTTCATCATTTCTAGTCTATCTAGTAAGTGAAAGGAGGGGAAAGCAAATGGCGACAATCGAATTCAGAAGTGCAGTTGGAAAGGTGTACTTCGACGGCGGGATGACGGATGATGGGAAAATGATCCGAAAATCGAAATCCTACCGTAACATCGCAGAAGGGGCGACGGCTGACAACCTACACAACGCCCTTACACAATTGGCACAGCTCTCCGAATATCCATTTATCGGAGCAGAAAGGGTAGAAACAGCAGACATTATGAACTAATTGGAAAGGGGAGATGAGGAATGGCGAAAACGTTACAATTGAACTTCACGACTGCTGCGGGAAAACAGACATCCCTTACAGTCGACGAGCCACGGGCTGGATTGACACCAGCCGAAGTGGAGGCAGCCATGCAGGAGATTATCAATTCACAGGTTTTTGAAGTGGATGGCTATTTTCTTGCAACCGTAAAAGGCGCCCGCATTATCGAACGCACCGTGGATGAACTTGTAAAAGCATAATAAAAAAGGCTCTCCGGCTCGGCTGGAGAGCCTTTTATCATTAAAAATAAGGAGGCGGATTCAAAATGGAACAATGGCTAAATTTCATACAACAAATCGGATTTCCGATTTTTGTGTCTTTTTATCTCTTGCACCGGCTTGAAACGAAACTCGAGGCAATACACAATGCGCTTGTTTCTTTGAATGTGAAGTAAGTGAAGGGTGCCAGGTTCTTGAACAATTTGAAAGTCAATGAGAACCTGGTAGCCGGAACTTAGAAATGGCGGATTGCCAATATGACAACCTCTTCTCAATTAGAACGGACCATAGGATTTCGTCATTGTTTGGCCCCCTAGAGTGAATGTGCGGCTTGCTATCAGGACATGCTTTTTACCAATGTTTCCAAAATGACCGGCATCTCTTTGAATGCGCTATCCACATGCAGCCGCTCCGTTTTCTGGTGCGCATCTTTTCCGAACGGGCCGACATTCAAGACGGGTGCCTGCAGTTCGGACATCTCCTCAAATGGGATGCTATATGTTTCGCCATAAACCGGCGTATTATTTTCAAAAGCTGTCCAACCGTTCTCCTCATCCGAATAGTTCACATAACTTAAATCGCAGATTCCATTAAAATAATGAATTTGATTCACCGTCAAGTCGAACGTACTTGCAGTTTGCTGTACTAATTTGATCGCCTGTTCAACGAGCGGAGAATCTGACGAATTGATGGCCGGATAATAGGGAGGCGCATAGAGCAGAACAGTTGCCGGAGCAAGTTCCTGACACTGGATCATCAGATTATCCACAATACGTAGCGATTTTTCCCGATCATCCCATTCCTCGTTCTGAAGCGCTTCTTGCTTGTGCCGATTCACTTCCTCCACGCCTAGTTTGTTCAAGGCATATGACAACAGTTCCTCATACCGCAGCACTTTCACATCTCCTACACCCTTCAGCTGCTCCCGTTCACAAACTGCCTTATAATGCGCGTTGCACTCCGCCATCGCTTCATTTGCAACTTCCGTGAAAAGATCCATCAATTCAGCAGCAGTCCGCTGGAATAAGAACACATTGTAAAGGGCAGCCGCACGGTAAGGTGTTTGGGTCGAGTATTGCATCTTCAGATCCTTTTGCTGCAATGAAACCGGTAGCGGCGTGCTCTCCCCTCGATCCGTTTCCCGAAACCGTTCATTCCATTCCATTTTCTGTGTCAAAAACGAAGCGATATAGTTCGCCGTCATCCCTCGAAGTGGTTCTCCGACATGCGTCTCTTTACCATAGAACAATGCAGCCGGCATGATTTTCCCAATCGTTCCCGAATAGATGTATTCTTTATTGTCTGCTGGACCTTGAGAAAAAGAAGGTTCGCCATTCAAAAACAATTTGTATGTCAAGCCATACTCTTCCCGAAGACGGACGAGCTCCGTAACGACTGTTCGCATTCCTGCAGAGTTGACCTCTTCGTCGGGAACAGTCGTCAACACGAGGTTGATCGGCCATTTTTCTTTACTCGCTTTCTCGATCAGTTGCATGTGTAGAGCAAGACCCATCTTCATATCCATCGTACCGCGGCCGAATAAGTAATTACCGGATTCAAGATCTTCTCTCGCTTCCACAGATAAATCCTCTTTATGGTCATGCAGCTTCTTCGTCAACTCTTCCGGATGAAAAGCAAGCGGCTCCAACACACCATATTCCTCGGTCTGAACAGTATCAAAATGGCTGATCAGCACAATCGTTTCCGTCGCTTCGGCATGCTTGTACAATGCAGTGACAGCACTCCGGCCCAATCCTGCGTCATGCATAGATAACTGTTCAGGATACTCCCGGAAGTAGTCGAGCTCGCCTAGCTTCGCCATAACTTTCGGTGCAAAAAACCGCTCCCCTTCTGTCAGTGTTCGACTATCCCAACTGACGAGTTCACATAACAAAGCACGTAGGTTCTCAGATGTCGCCCATAAAGATTCTTTCATCATTCCCAATCTCCTTTTCCAGTGCCAGACACTTTTATTTTATTTCCGGCCCAAGCTCCGATGCTTCAACACGCTCAGGAGGATTCTTTGCCAATTTGAATTTATAGAACAATAGACAAGCGATGAAAAAACCGACACCGTATAGTAAGCCGATCCGTTGTGTAGGATCACTCGCAAGGAAGCCTAGTACGGCTAAACAGAAGACGATACAGAAAGCCGGAATCCAAGGATACAAGCGGACTCGATACTCCAGTTCTTCTATCTTCCCTCCACCTTTAATGTACCGATGACGGAACATTAATTGGGACAGTGCAATACCCATCCATGAAATCGTGACAGCGATTCCAGCAATCGACATGAGCAGCACAAACACTGTATCGGCTTCCATCACACTTGTTAACAGCGATAGCAACGAGAAGAACATCGTGAAGATCAATGCGTTGAGCGGCACCTTGTTCTTCGTCAAGCGACCGAACAGCTTAGGTGCCATCCCTTCATTTGCCATCGCCCAAAGGAGACGTGTGGATGCGTATAAACAAGAGTTCCCTACCGATAAAATTGCCGTAAGGATAATGAAGTTCATGATGCCTGCCGCATAAGGAACACCCGCCAATTTCATCAATGTGACAAATGGACTTTCCATCAGCCCTAACTCAGATGTCGGGAAAATCGCAGACAGTACGACGATGGATGCAATATAAAAAACGATGATTCGGAACAATATCGTCCGAATGGCTTTCGGAATGTTCTTTTTCGGATTCTCCGTCTCCCCAGCCGCGATTCCGACGAGTTCAGAACCTTGGTAAGAAAAAATGACATTCATCATCGTCACGAATACAATGACAATCCCTGCAGGAAACATGTTGCTAGGCGCTAAATTAGAGAAATGCGGCGCCACACGATCTTGCAGCGGTATCCACCCGAATATCGCAAGTGCTCCGATTACGATAAAAGCGATGACAGCAAGGACTTTTATGCCCGCAAACCAAAACTCCGCTTCCGCAAAACCTTTTGTTGTGAGCGCATTCAAAAAGAACAACAACGCCATGAATACGGCACACCACACCCAAACCGATATATCAGGAAACCAATGTTTCATGAGAATTCCGGCAGCTGTAAACTCGACCCCCGCCGTAGCAGCCGAACCGACAAAGTACATCCAACCGAGTGAAAACCCTGCTGAAGGACTGATATAACGCGTAGCATACGCTTGGAATGATCCAGTCACCGGCATATGGACGGCGAGTTCCCCCAAGCAAGTCATCACCATATATAATATCAACCCACCAATCAAGTACCCGAGAAGCGCTCCGCCAGGGCCAGCTTGATTGATCGTATAGCCGACATTCAAAAACAATCCTGTTCCAATCACACCCCCAAGAGACAGCATTAGCAAGTGACGGCTTTTCATCGAACGATTCAATTGCGGCTTATGTGCTTGTTCCCCTACTTTATTCATACTATCCACCCCCATATCCTTTTGAATAAAATTAAAATTCAGTCTACCGTAGTTGGAAAATATCCCCGACAAATTCATCTGAAATTAATCGGGGATTATTCTTTAGAAACGTAAAGACAAACAGCTTAGACCACCATCGTGTTTCTGAAACTCGGACATTTCAAGCTCAATCGTTTGCAGGCCGGCTTCATTCAATTGACGTTTAGTTGCTTCGTAACCTTTTGGAATGATGACATAATCATTCACTTGAATGCAGTTCGCGGAATACTCATCTTCTTTACTGACGATGATTTTTTCATATGACTCAAAAGCAGGATGGTCCACGAACTCACCAGCAAGTACCATCCGATTTTCTCCCACATAAGCGATGCCCGTCTTTAAATGGAAGAATTCTTTTAACGGAATGATTTCAGCTTCATACCCTTCTTTTACAAGGATGTCTTGTAGCTGGCGGGCACCTTCTTCATTTGTACGGTCAGAAATTCCGATATAAAACCGATTTTCTGCTTGGAGCACATCTCCGCCGTCCACCGTTCCGGATCCTTCGATAGTATAGACTTTGTCATAGAATTTCCGGATGGCAGGCTCTATGTCTTCGATTTCACGATTACGGGAAGCAGCTCCAGGATTACAGATAACAGCAAATTCTGAAGTAAGGACTGCCGTATCTTCAACGAATGTGGAATCAGGGAACGCTTCATTCGCAGGCAAATGAGTCACGTTCACTCCACATTGCTTCAAAGCTTCCACATAAGCCTTATGCTGCTCGAGCAAAACATCGTAAATCGGCTCCCCTAAATCCGATGTTGTTAGTCCTTTTAAATAGCTGTTACCTGGTGTTTTTACGATGACATTTGTAAACATATGAAATCTCTCCTTTTTATTTAGGTTCTGACAACTGGACAGGTGAGACACGTCGGTCCCCCCGTGCCTAAGACGCTAATTTCATCGCCCTTATACCCATAAACCGTTGCACCGGCATTCTCTAATTGCTCCTTCGTGTAATCGTTTCCAATAGGGAGCACACATACGCGCGGTGCCAATGCCAACACATTGCAGCCTAGCTTGTCGTATTCCTCATTCGGAACCTCGATGAGCTGAATACCTCTATTGATCAACAACTGACGGAAAAACACAGGCATCAATCTAGAGTGAACAACTGCCAAGTCTTGATCCACCATACTTATAAAAGACATTAAATGCAGACACTCCGCTTCACCTAAATCATGCGGCAATTGTACAACGATGAACTCGTCCACCATATGAGCAGTCATTTCTTTTAATTGGCGGATGGCTTCATCATTTGTCCGGTACCCTCTTCCTACCACAAGTGTCCGTTCATCCAGCCAGACGATATCACCGCCATCCGAAACAGCATCGCCTGTTAACTCACCGATGATTGGAATACCTTTCTCTTTCAAAAACTGCTTATAGACAGCAGCTTCCGGTTGCCGTAGCTCTTTTCCTGATTTTAAAATTATGGCCCCTTCAGGTGTGAACTTCACCGGGTCATGGGCATATAAAGAATCCAAACCGACATCATCCGACTGCGGTAAATAATCAATTTGTTCAACATGCTTGTTCAGAATGTCAATGAATCTGTCATACTCTTTGATTGCTTCTTCAAAATTTGGTTCGGCTAAATAGTTGAAGGTACGCCATTCACGCGCCAAATGCGACTGACTGCGGAATGCATCGTTCGGATGCTTCACAATCACGTGTTTCAAAGGTCCATACATCGAAGAACAGTACGTCAATTCAACCCCCCCTTTTCCACTGAACGGAAATTGTTTCCATTGTCGGGAAATTTAATAGATTAAATATATTGCCATTATGGTAAAATGTCAATAAGTCTGAAGAAAGTAATCTATCTTTTTTCACATCATAAAATCTATCTATCCAAATTGTCTTACTCAAGGGAGGTAAATTTCTGTGCAAACCATTGATCGCACGATGCTCATTGCAAATTTATTAGCTACTCAAACTGTTGATACAGGGTTATCAATTTCGGAGCTTTCTGAAAAACTGCATCTTCCACTCAGCACTCTACATCGGATACTAAAAGCAATGATTAAACAAAGAATGGTGGAGCAAGATCCTAAAACGAAGCTATATCGGCTCGGCACCATTTGGCTGGAGTACGGCCTGCAAGTATATGACTCGATGGATTATGTCAATACAATCCGAGTGGAGCTTGACCAGCTTTCAAGGGAAGTGGAAGAAAGCGTCTATTTAAGCAAACCAGCAGAACTGGACGCGATCATTATCGAAAGAATTGATAATGAAAAAAACCAGATTCGCATTTACGATCAACTCGGGATTCGGATTCCTTTACACATTGGCGCAGCGAACAAAGTAATGCTAGCCGCCTTCCCGAAAGAAAAAACGCGAGCTATTTTGAAAAGGCTCGTTCAGGAACAAGAAATCCCCGACTTTGAAATGAAATTAGAAGAAATAAGAAAACAAGGATACGCAGAAAGTCACGGGGAACGGACGGAAGGCACCTCCTCCATAGCCGTCTCGATTGTTAACGGATTTGGGGAAGTCGTCGGCGCGGTCAGCATCGGCTACGCCAGCTTCCACATGACTGAAGAACGCCTCGCCTCAATGCGGGCGCGATTACTCGAAACAGGGACGCGCATCTCAAAAAAACTGGGACATCGTTCGGGTTATTAACGTAGTGACTGATGATTCGCGGAAGACGTGAAAGCGATTGTCGAGAAGAATAATCATGCGTACCTACAGGTATACGACGTAAAAGGAAGCCGATGTTACTTTAACGGGTTCGGTTGATGGGGAGAAAACATTAAATAGCATAGCATTCGGGGACGCAATTCGCATATGAATTGGTGTCCCCGTTTTTGTTGTTAAATCAACGCTTAGATGAATTATACAGACCAATTGGTACCACAATTAGCATAGGAATTAACAAGAGCACATAAATTTATGTGCCTTTGCTAATTCGCTTGTTAAAACACCTGCTGATTGGCTATACTAAAAGCATCACCGATTTTACAGGAGTTGGTAAGTGTGGAGTTCATCAAACCCAAAAATCACTATGCGGAAAAGGTCGATTGGCTTATATCAGAGCGAGCCAGAAACATCATAAAAAGTTATGCGGAATACACGGAGCATAGCGAAAGTGAAGTGGTCAACTTATTCCTGCTAAACTTGTTGGACGATGAAGATTTTATCGCCTGGATTGAGACCAAAAGGAATAACAGGAGGTTAATCAAACAGCTTGGAATCGAAGAATTAGTAGGTGACGAAAAGATTGGCTAAGTTGAAGAGATTGGCTACCAAGGAAGATAATTTAGTGGCTGTTCTATCCCCCCTTTCAGCAAGCGAGATTATGGATAGAAATAACGATTACGACATATTAACACCCAGGCAGTTCGGAACAAGATATAAGAATATGCTTTTCACACCTACCGAATTCACCTGGAACGACTTTACACATCAAATCCAATACAACCATTGTGCTAATCCATATTGCAGATACCACGGAATGCCCCAAACAAAGTACGAAACCAAAGGGAAGCCTACCCGCTATAAACTGACAGGGACATCCAGCCACAAATCAATAAAATGCAACCCAGACCCAACAAGAGTAACTGGTGACACGGTATTAGGTTGTTACACCACCACGCTTTCCAATTGGTCTATCGCAGAAGAGATACAACGATTGGTTCGAATTAATTCCGTTCAAGACAAAGAAGAGGAATATGAATTCCACAAGAGCGGTTGCATTGCGGAAGACTTTACGCCATTTAATGAACCCGATGGCTTTTATAAGCAAGGAAAAAGCAGATTGGGAATGCAACGGTATCAATGCAAGGTTTGCAAAAAGAAAACGACTTTAACGCCAAACAGAAAGAAATCCATCACATATAATCACAAGCGAAGTGATGTTCATCACCTTTTTGCCAAACTTCTATTAAACCGAACGCCCGTCACAAGAACTTGCGAAATATTGGGAATTGGCAGGGGGACTTACTACGCTAAAATGGAATTCCTTTACCGCAGGTCTTTGGAGTTTTTGGAACGGCACGAAACGAAGCCTCTTGTGCAGATGAAGTTTAAAGAAATGTGGTTGAACACTGATAAGATGGTTTATTATCTAAACAACGTGCGACAAAAAGGGATGGGTGGCAGTCGTTACGATGACGTGGAAGAAAGTCAATTTCCGACGCACGTTCTGGTGTCGGCTGATGTGTTATCAAGATATGTATTTCGAAGCGACGTAGCCTATGATTGGGACATTGCACTTGGCGATATTGCCATTGATACAGCCCTACAAAAAGAGGACCATCTAAA containing:
- a CDS encoding YvrJ family protein; this translates as MEQWLNFIQQIGFPIFVSFYLLHRLETKLEAIHNALVSLNVK
- a CDS encoding M20/M25/M40 family metallo-hydrolase, producing MKESLWATSENLRALLCELVSWDSRTLTEGERFFAPKVMAKLGELDYFREYPEQLSMHDAGLGRSAVTALYKHAEATETIVLISHFDTVQTEEYGVLEPLAFHPEELTKKLHDHKEDLSVEAREDLESGNYLFGRGTMDMKMGLALHMQLIEKASKEKWPINLVLTTVPDEEVNSAGMRTVVTELVRLREEYGLTYKLFLNGEPSFSQGPADNKEYIYSGTIGKIMPAALFYGKETHVGEPLRGMTANYIASFLTQKMEWNERFRETDRGESTPLPVSLQQKDLKMQYSTQTPYRAAALYNVFLFQRTAAELMDLFTEVANEAMAECNAHYKAVCEREQLKGVGDVKVLRYEELLSYALNKLGVEEVNRHKQEALQNEEWDDREKSLRIVDNLMIQCQELAPATVLLYAPPYYPAINSSDSPLVEQAIKLVQQTASTFDLTVNQIHYFNGICDLSYVNYSDEENGWTAFENNTPVYGETYSIPFEEMSELQAPVLNVGPFGKDAHQKTERLHVDSAFKEMPVILETLVKSMS
- a CDS encoding dimethylarginine dimethylaminohydrolase family protein; the encoded protein is MYGPLKHVIVKHPNDAFRSQSHLAREWRTFNYLAEPNFEEAIKEYDRFIDILNKHVEQIDYLPQSDDVGLDSLYAHDPVKFTPEGAIILKSGKELRQPEAAVYKQFLKEKGIPIIGELTGDAVSDGGDIVWLDERTLVVGRGYRTNDEAIRQLKEMTAHMVDEFIVVQLPHDLGEAECLHLMSFISMVDQDLAVVHSRLMPVFFRQLLINRGIQLIEVPNEEYDKLGCNVLALAPRVCVLPIGNDYTKEQLENAGATVYGYKGDEISVLGTGGPTCLTCPVVRT
- a CDS encoding insertion element protein — translated: MAKLKRLATKEDNLVAVLSPLSASEIMDRNNDYDILTPRQFGTRYKNMLFTPTEFTWNDFTHQIQYNHCANPYCRYHGMPQTKYETKGKPTRYKLTGTSSHKSIKCNPDPTRVTGDTVLGCYTTTLSNWSIAEEIQRLVRINSVQDKEEEYEFHKSGCIAEDFTPFNEPDGFYKQGKSRLGMQRYQCKVCKKKTTLTPNRKKSITYNHKRSDVHHLFAKLLLNRTPVTRTCEILGIGRGTYYAKMEFLYRRSLEFLERHETKPLVQMKFKEMWLNTDKMVYYLNNVRQKGMGGSRYDDVEESQFPTHVLVSADVLSRYVFRSDVAYDWDIALGDIAIDTALQKEDHLNEFAKKYARYPRHSHYPMPPSKNDTQSYTEYYEEVAQAERRTSYTDGLHVGSTYTTVAHLWLIKQLVNAPEWRFVTDEDSSLITSINRVFSKEIKLSDAHHFLCQTDKTKTRKQAREEFVQARIELNEWGEMRGIETSSLRALAFQQLQELFTHHHFHKKVSTASGIHLEYADNPILHPLATIDRGLRSVDCTTNLSSLEPRDVAALIMNVNDNATNTFIQQIRRRLSILERPLTTARGDGKSYIYSNFNPKYAQMAITILRTYYNFCFVYSSNGTKETPAQRLGITDKRFDLKDIIYLR
- a CDS encoding IclR family transcriptional regulator; amino-acid sequence: MQTIDRTMLIANLLATQTVDTGLSISELSEKLHLPLSTLHRILKAMIKQRMVEQDPKTKLYRLGTIWLEYGLQVYDSMDYVNTIRVELDQLSREVEESVYLSKPAELDAIIIERIDNEKNQIRIYDQLGIRIPLHIGAANKVMLAAFPKEKTRAILKRLVQEQEIPDFEMKLEEIRKQGYAESHGERTEGTSSIAVSIVNGFGEVVGAVSIGYASFHMTEERLASMRARLLETGTRISKKLGHRSGY
- a CDS encoding DUF1659 domain-containing protein, with protein sequence MATIEFRSAVGKVYFDGGMTDDGKMIRKSKSYRNIAEGATADNLHNALTQLAQLSEYPFIGAERVETADIMN
- a CDS encoding dimethylarginine dimethylaminohydrolase family protein, giving the protein MFTNVIVKTPGNSYLKGLTTSDLGEPIYDVLLEQHKAYVEALKQCGVNVTHLPANEAFPDSTFVEDTAVLTSEFAVICNPGAASRNREIEDIEPAIRKFYDKVYTIEGSGTVDGGDVLQAENRFYIGISDRTNEEGARQLQDILVKEGYEAEIIPLKEFFHLKTGIAYVGENRMVLAGEFVDHPAFESYEKIIVSKEDEYSANCIQVNDYVIIPKGYEATKRQLNEAGLQTIELEMSEFQKHDGGLSCLSLRF
- a CDS encoding DUF2922 domain-containing protein; protein product: MAKTLQLNFTTAAGKQTSLTVDEPRAGLTPAEVEAAMQEIINSQVFEVDGYFLATVKGARIIERTVDELVKA
- a CDS encoding amino acid permease; this encodes MNKVGEQAHKPQLNRSMKSRHLLMLSLGGVIGTGLFLNVGYTINQAGPGGALLGYLIGGLILYMVMTCLGELAVHMPVTGSFQAYATRYISPSAGFSLGWMYFVGSAATAGVEFTAAGILMKHWFPDISVWVWCAVFMALLFFLNALTTKGFAEAEFWFAGIKVLAVIAFIVIGALAIFGWIPLQDRVAPHFSNLAPSNMFPAGIVIVFVTMMNVIFSYQGSELVGIAAGETENPKKNIPKAIRTILFRIIVFYIASIVVLSAIFPTSELGLMESPFVTLMKLAGVPYAAGIMNFIILTAILSVGNSCLYASTRLLWAMANEGMAPKLFGRLTKNKVPLNALIFTMFFSLLSLLTSVMEADTVFVLLMSIAGIAVTISWMGIALSQLMFRHRYIKGGGKIEELEYRVRLYPWIPAFCIVFCLAVLGFLASDPTQRIGLLYGVGFFIACLLFYKFKLAKNPPERVEASELGPEIK